A single Cucumis melo cultivar AY chromosome 4, USDA_Cmelo_AY_1.0, whole genome shotgun sequence DNA region contains:
- the LOC127149052 gene encoding uncharacterized protein LOC127149052 isoform X2, with protein METVPDNSIPGLSDSVAKIREDVKSGVENLTEECVSTMAAVTRLLMKLLPKALNCLPDAPQNQLHSLCFLISSSLNSAMEVRRYSTFYNAKPDEAGDGVCTRAWRFFLSYFTIDVLSILPLPQE; from the exons ATGGAGACCGTTCCGGATAATTCCATCCCTGGGTTGTCTGATTCTGTTGCTAAG ATTAGAGAAGATGTAAAATCTGGTGTAGAAAATTTAACAGAGGAGTGTGTATCCACAATGGCAGCCGTTACTCGGCTTCTAATGAAG CTACTGCCAAAAGCTTTAAATTGCCTTCCGGATGCACCTCAAAATCAGCTTCATTCTTTGTGTTTTCTAATTTCTAGCTCACTCAATTCAGCCATGGAAGTACGGAG ATATTCCACATTTTATAATGCAAAACCTGATGAAGCCGGTGATGGTGTTTGCACAAGAGCTTGGAGATTCTTTTTATCTTACTTCACAATTGACGTTCTTTCAATTCTTCCACTCCCCCAG gaaTAA
- the LOC127148978 gene encoding uncharacterized mitochondrial protein AtMg00860-like yields MEEGKIAAIRDWAVPKSVSELRSFLGLANYYCRFVEGFSKRASPLTELLKKDVHWSWDPECQAAFDGLKQAMMEGPLLGITDVTKPFEVETDASDYALGGSSNQAADALSRKQEHAAICLLADLWGSEIGGSVRDTLREFLQKVHAAQNVMNLVKAGKTR; encoded by the exons atggaagaagggaagattgctGCGATACGCGACTGGGCAGTGCCAAAATCAGTCTCAGAGTTACGCTCCTTCCTCGGGCTGGCGAATTACTATTGTCGATTTGTGGAGGGATTCTCCAAACGAGCAAGCCCGCTGACTGAACTACTAAAAAAAGACGTTCACTGGAGTTGGGACCCCGAGTGCCAAGCCGCCTTCGACGGCCTAAAACAAGCCATGATGGAGGGGCCACTTCTGGGGATTACGGATGTGACCAAACCTTTCGAAGTCGAGACAGATGCGTCAGATTATGCGTTGGGG GGGTCGAGCAACCAGGCTGCTGATGCCCTAAGTCGAAAACAAGAACATGCAGCCATATGCCTGTTAGCTGACCTCTGGGGGAGCGAGATTGGTGGGTCGGTTAGAGACACCTTGAGAGAGTTCCTACAGAAAGTTCATGCCGCTCAGAATGTCATGAATTTAGTGAAGGCGGGAAAAACACGATAG
- the LOC127149052 gene encoding uncharacterized protein LOC127149052 isoform X1 — protein sequence METVPDNSIPGLSDSVAKIREDVKSGVENLTEECVSTMAAVTRLLMKLLPKALNCLPDAPQNQLHSLCFLISSSLNSAMEVRRYSTFYNAKPDEAGDGVCTRAWRFFLSYFTIDVLSILPLPQRMIRKPDQATQ from the exons ATGGAGACCGTTCCGGATAATTCCATCCCTGGGTTGTCTGATTCTGTTGCTAAG ATTAGAGAAGATGTAAAATCTGGTGTAGAAAATTTAACAGAGGAGTGTGTATCCACAATGGCAGCCGTTACTCGGCTTCTAATGAAG CTACTGCCAAAAGCTTTAAATTGCCTTCCGGATGCACCTCAAAATCAGCTTCATTCTTTGTGTTTTCTAATTTCTAGCTCACTCAATTCAGCCATGGAAGTACGGAG ATATTCCACATTTTATAATGCAAAACCTGATGAAGCCGGTGATGGTGTTTGCACAAGAGCTTGGAGATTCTTTTTATCTTACTTCACAATTGACGTTCTTTCAATTCTTCCACTCCCCCAG AGGATGATTAGAAAACCAGATCAGGCAACACAATGA